The segment TTTGTCGTGACTTTACTGCCTACGATACAAGCATTCTTGTAAGAGTTAACAGACATACAGTTGAACACTACTTCAATATTTTCAGATCTCTAATATTCTTTGATTCTTTAAAAAAAGAAGAAAAACTAAATGGCGAAATTGAAATAGATGAAGCATATTTTGGACCCAGTAGAGTCCGTGGAAAAAGAGGACGCGGCGCCAGTCGAAAAGTTCCTGTTATTGGGCTTCTTAAAAGAAACGGTAAGGTATTCACTAAAATTGTCAAAAACTGTAAAAGAGAAGCTTTAATGCCTATTATTAAAGGTAAAATCTTAACCGGATCAACCGTCTATACTGACAGTTGGAAATCATATGAAGGATTAATTCTTTATGGTTACCGTTATAAAAGAATTCATCACGCGAAAAACGCATTTGCCAGAGGTAAAAATCATGTCAACGGTATTGAAAGTTTTTGGTCGTTTGTTAAAACAAGACTACAGAAGTTTAATGGTGTAAGAAAAGACAAATTTCTGTTATACTTAAAAGAGTCAGAGTGGCGATTTAACAACAGAAGAAGACTTGAAAAATCGTTAAAATCGCTTCTAAAATTAAGCCTTATAGTTATTAGTTAACTATACAAGACCCTATAGTATTATAAGTTTAATAAAAATAACAAAATTTAACATCATACTTATGGAAACACAAGAAATTACATCAAATCAAATTGAAGCAAAAGGAATAATTAAAAAATCTCCGCAAGAACTTGCGGCACAAATAGTGAGTGCATATGGAACTTCTTTGGATTTTAAAGCACTTCCAAAAGGAGAACAACTATATGATAAATACAAAGAAATCAGGAGTTATGTTTAAATACTTCTTGAAAGTGATGTTAGTAACGAACAACTTGAGGAAGAATTAGAAGGATTATACAGACAAGGAAAAGAATTAGGAATTTACTCACCGCTAGAAAGTGGAAGAAAAGGTGAATTTATATCATATGCCGCGAATCGCTATATGAGCTTATGGGGATATTCTAATACTGTAGCAGAAGAAAAAGCACAAAGAATAC is part of the Caldisericaceae bacterium genome and harbors:
- a CDS encoding IS1595 family transposase; the protein is MTIKKTYIKRLRISRSKFNLIDSYFCRDFTAYDTSILVRVNRHTVEHYFNIFRSLIFFDSLKKEEKLNGEIEIDEAYFGPSRVRGKRGRGASRKVPVIGLLKRNGKVFTKIVKNCKREALMPIIKGKILTGSTVYTDSWKSYEGLILYGYRYKRIHHAKNAFARGKNHVNGIESFWSFVKTRLQKFNGVRKDKFLLYLKESEWRFNNRRRLEKSLKSLLKLSLIVIS